The Panicum virgatum strain AP13 chromosome 5K, P.virgatum_v5, whole genome shotgun sequence genome has a window encoding:
- the LOC120706150 gene encoding ABC transporter G family member 7-like isoform X1, translated as MEVRGLGQLLAALAAALFVRAIAGPGPALLPPAEDTEDDETDAAAGGGVVRPVTIRWARITCALKNKRGEVARFLLSNVSGEAKPGRLLALMGPSGSGKTTLLNVLAGQLTASPSLHLSGYLYVNGRPISKSGYNYKIAFVRQEDLFFSQLTVRETLSLAAELQLPDTCDPERKERYVSDLLLRLGLVNCADSIVGDAKVRGISGGEKKRLSLACELIASPSVIFADEPTTGLDAFQAEKVMETLRQLAEDGHTVICSIHQPRGSVYGKFDDIVLLSEGEIVYMGPAKEEPLTYFSSLGYQCPDHMNPAEFLADLISVDYGSAESVQSSQKRIENLIETFSNKALVTECNDSIAKPQESEFSAKVVWKSSMKQRGGWWRQFRLLFKRAWMQAFRDGPTNKVRARMSVASAVIFGSVFWRMGKSQTSIQDRMGLLQVAAINTAMAALTKTVGVFPKERTIVDRERAKGSYALGPYLSSKLLAEIPIGAAFPLIFGSILYPMAKLHPTFSRFAKFCGIVTVESFAASAMGLTVGAMAPTTEAAMALGPSLMTVFIVFGGYYVNPDNTPVIFRWIPRISLIRWAFQGLCINEFKGLQFEQQHSYDIQTGEQALERFSLGGIRIADTLVAQGRILMFWYWSTYLLLKKNRPKYQPLLPPLEEDQQKQQVE; from the exons ATGGAGGTCAGGGGGCTGGGGCAGCTcctggcggcgctggccgcggcgCTCTTCGTCCGCGCCATCGCCGGGCCTGGGCCCGCCCTCCTCCCGCCGGCGGAGGACACGGAGGACGACGAGAccgacgcggcggccggcggcggcgtcgtgcggcCCGTGACCATCCGGTGGGCCCGCATCACGTGCGCGCTGAAGAACAAGCGCGGGGAAGTG GCAAGGTTCCTGCTGTCGAATGTGTCTGGGGAGGCAAAACCAGGGAGGCTGCTAGCGCTCATGGGACCATCCGGGTCTGGCAAAACAACTCTGCTCAATGTGCTGGCAGGGCAGCTCACAGCATCGCCTTCCCTGCATCTTTCGGGGTATCTGTATGTCAATGGTCGGCCTATCTCGAAGAGCGGATATAACTATAA GATTGCTTTCGTGAGGCAGGAAGACCTGTTCTTCTCGCAGCTCACTGTGCGGGAGACGCTCTCGCTTGCTGCTGAACTCCAGCTTCCTGACACGTGCGATCCTGAGAGGAAGGAGCGCTATGTAAGCGATCTTTTGCTTCGTCTGGGATTG GTCAATTGTGCTGATTCTATTGTTGGTGATGCGAAAGTTCGCGGTATAAGTGGGGGTGAGAAGAAGCGCCTCTCACTCGCATGTGAACTGATTGCTAGCCCTTCAGTCATCTTCGCGGATGAACCAACAACAG GCCTTGATGCCTTCCAAGCAGAGAAGGTCATGGAGACTCTTAGACAGCTTGCTGAGGATGGGCACACCGTTATCTGCTCTATACATCAGCCAAGAGGTTCAGTCTATGGCAAATTTGATGACATTGTACTACTGTCAGAGGGAGAAATTGTATACATGGGGCCTGCAAAAGAAGAACCTCTAACATACTTCTCATCATTAGG GTATCAGTGTCCAGATCATATGAACCCTGCTGAGTTCTTGGCTGATCTCATTTCCGTTGATTATGGTTCAGCTGAAAGTGTGCAATCATCGCAAAAGAGGATTGAGAACCTCATTGAGACGTTTTCGAATAAAGCTCTGGTCACTGAATGTAACGATTCAATTGCAAAACCACAGGAATCTGAATTTTCTGCCAAAGTTGTATGGAAGTCTAGCATGAAGCAAAGGGGTGGTTGGTGGAGGCAATTTCGGTTGCTTTTTAAGCGAGCATGGATGCAG GCTTTTCGTGATGGACCAACAAACAAAGTGAGAGCACGAATGTCTGTTGCTTCAGCAGTTATATTTGGATCGGTGTTCTGGCGAATGGGGAAATCTCAAACGTCCATACAAGATAGGATGGGACTGCTTCAG GTGGCTGCCATAAACACAGCTATGGCTGCACTGACAAAGACTGTGGGTGTTTTCCCAAAAGAACGGACTATAGTTGACAGAGAACGTGCAAAAGGTTCCTATGCGCTTGGACCATATCTTTCATCCAAGTTGTTGGCTGAGATTCCCATTGGAGCAGCATTTCCATTGATATTTGGATCGATTCTTTATCCAATGGCTAAACTCCATCCTACATTTTCTAG ATTCGCCAAATTCTGTGGTATTGTGACTGTAGAGTCATTTGCTGCATCAGCGATGGGCCTCACTGTTGGAGCAATGGCTCCTACAACTGAAGCTGCAATGGCTCTTGGCCCATCCCTTATGACAGTGTTTATTGTCTTTGGAGGATACTATGTTAACCCTGACAATACTCCAGTCATATTTCGGTGGATCCCAAGAATATCGCTCATTAGATG GGCCTTTCAAGGGCTTTGTATTAATGAGTTCAAAGGTCTGCAGTTTGAGCAACAACATTCCTATGACATTCAAACTGGTGAACAG GCCCTGGAGAGGTTTTCATTAGGAGGAATTCGTATTGCTGATACGCTGGTTGCACAGGGTAGGATTCTAATGTTCTGGTACTGGTCAACCTACCTTCTTCTGAAGAAAAATAGACCAAAGTATCAGCCACTCCTGCCCCCACTGGAAGAAGATCAACAAAAGCAGCAGGTGGAATAA
- the LOC120706150 gene encoding ABC transporter G family member 7-like isoform X2: protein MEVRGLGQLLAALAAALFVRAIAGPGPALLPPAEDTEDDETDAAAGGGVVRPVTIRWARITCALKNKRGEVARFLLSNVSGEAKPGRLLALMGPSGSGKTTLLNVLAGQLTASPSLHLSGYLYVNGRPISKSGYKIAFVRQEDLFFSQLTVRETLSLAAELQLPDTCDPERKERYVSDLLLRLGLVNCADSIVGDAKVRGISGGEKKRLSLACELIASPSVIFADEPTTGLDAFQAEKVMETLRQLAEDGHTVICSIHQPRGSVYGKFDDIVLLSEGEIVYMGPAKEEPLTYFSSLGYQCPDHMNPAEFLADLISVDYGSAESVQSSQKRIENLIETFSNKALVTECNDSIAKPQESEFSAKVVWKSSMKQRGGWWRQFRLLFKRAWMQAFRDGPTNKVRARMSVASAVIFGSVFWRMGKSQTSIQDRMGLLQVAAINTAMAALTKTVGVFPKERTIVDRERAKGSYALGPYLSSKLLAEIPIGAAFPLIFGSILYPMAKLHPTFSRFAKFCGIVTVESFAASAMGLTVGAMAPTTEAAMALGPSLMTVFIVFGGYYVNPDNTPVIFRWIPRISLIRWAFQGLCINEFKGLQFEQQHSYDIQTGEQALERFSLGGIRIADTLVAQGRILMFWYWSTYLLLKKNRPKYQPLLPPLEEDQQKQQVE from the exons ATGGAGGTCAGGGGGCTGGGGCAGCTcctggcggcgctggccgcggcgCTCTTCGTCCGCGCCATCGCCGGGCCTGGGCCCGCCCTCCTCCCGCCGGCGGAGGACACGGAGGACGACGAGAccgacgcggcggccggcggcggcgtcgtgcggcCCGTGACCATCCGGTGGGCCCGCATCACGTGCGCGCTGAAGAACAAGCGCGGGGAAGTG GCAAGGTTCCTGCTGTCGAATGTGTCTGGGGAGGCAAAACCAGGGAGGCTGCTAGCGCTCATGGGACCATCCGGGTCTGGCAAAACAACTCTGCTCAATGTGCTGGCAGGGCAGCTCACAGCATCGCCTTCCCTGCATCTTTCGGGGTATCTGTATGTCAATGGTCGGCCTATCTCGAAGAGCGGATATAA GATTGCTTTCGTGAGGCAGGAAGACCTGTTCTTCTCGCAGCTCACTGTGCGGGAGACGCTCTCGCTTGCTGCTGAACTCCAGCTTCCTGACACGTGCGATCCTGAGAGGAAGGAGCGCTATGTAAGCGATCTTTTGCTTCGTCTGGGATTG GTCAATTGTGCTGATTCTATTGTTGGTGATGCGAAAGTTCGCGGTATAAGTGGGGGTGAGAAGAAGCGCCTCTCACTCGCATGTGAACTGATTGCTAGCCCTTCAGTCATCTTCGCGGATGAACCAACAACAG GCCTTGATGCCTTCCAAGCAGAGAAGGTCATGGAGACTCTTAGACAGCTTGCTGAGGATGGGCACACCGTTATCTGCTCTATACATCAGCCAAGAGGTTCAGTCTATGGCAAATTTGATGACATTGTACTACTGTCAGAGGGAGAAATTGTATACATGGGGCCTGCAAAAGAAGAACCTCTAACATACTTCTCATCATTAGG GTATCAGTGTCCAGATCATATGAACCCTGCTGAGTTCTTGGCTGATCTCATTTCCGTTGATTATGGTTCAGCTGAAAGTGTGCAATCATCGCAAAAGAGGATTGAGAACCTCATTGAGACGTTTTCGAATAAAGCTCTGGTCACTGAATGTAACGATTCAATTGCAAAACCACAGGAATCTGAATTTTCTGCCAAAGTTGTATGGAAGTCTAGCATGAAGCAAAGGGGTGGTTGGTGGAGGCAATTTCGGTTGCTTTTTAAGCGAGCATGGATGCAG GCTTTTCGTGATGGACCAACAAACAAAGTGAGAGCACGAATGTCTGTTGCTTCAGCAGTTATATTTGGATCGGTGTTCTGGCGAATGGGGAAATCTCAAACGTCCATACAAGATAGGATGGGACTGCTTCAG GTGGCTGCCATAAACACAGCTATGGCTGCACTGACAAAGACTGTGGGTGTTTTCCCAAAAGAACGGACTATAGTTGACAGAGAACGTGCAAAAGGTTCCTATGCGCTTGGACCATATCTTTCATCCAAGTTGTTGGCTGAGATTCCCATTGGAGCAGCATTTCCATTGATATTTGGATCGATTCTTTATCCAATGGCTAAACTCCATCCTACATTTTCTAG ATTCGCCAAATTCTGTGGTATTGTGACTGTAGAGTCATTTGCTGCATCAGCGATGGGCCTCACTGTTGGAGCAATGGCTCCTACAACTGAAGCTGCAATGGCTCTTGGCCCATCCCTTATGACAGTGTTTATTGTCTTTGGAGGATACTATGTTAACCCTGACAATACTCCAGTCATATTTCGGTGGATCCCAAGAATATCGCTCATTAGATG GGCCTTTCAAGGGCTTTGTATTAATGAGTTCAAAGGTCTGCAGTTTGAGCAACAACATTCCTATGACATTCAAACTGGTGAACAG GCCCTGGAGAGGTTTTCATTAGGAGGAATTCGTATTGCTGATACGCTGGTTGCACAGGGTAGGATTCTAATGTTCTGGTACTGGTCAACCTACCTTCTTCTGAAGAAAAATAGACCAAAGTATCAGCCACTCCTGCCCCCACTGGAAGAAGATCAACAAAAGCAGCAGGTGGAATAA